A single genomic interval of bacterium harbors:
- a CDS encoding acylphosphatase, giving the protein MVKPERRLRAAASGLVQGVGYRYFIQRTAVSMHLTGFVKNQADRSVLVEAQGQEKMLERFILAMKQGPELSVVEKVKVEWLDPESDWVDFQISF; this is encoded by the coding sequence ATGGTGAAACCGGAGCGGCGATTGCGTGCGGCAGCTTCAGGATTGGTTCAAGGTGTTGGGTATCGTTATTTCATCCAGCGCACAGCAGTTTCGATGCACCTGACTGGATTTGTGAAAAACCAGGCAGATCGGTCTGTTTTGGTGGAAGCGCAGGGGCAGGAAAAAATGTTGGAGCGTTTTATTCTCGCAATGAAACAAGGCCCGGAGTTGTCTGTGGTTGAAAAGGTAAAAGTAGAATGGCTGGACCCCGAATCTGATTGGGTGGACTTTCAAATTAGCTTCTAG